In one Musa acuminata AAA Group cultivar baxijiao chromosome BXJ2-5, Cavendish_Baxijiao_AAA, whole genome shotgun sequence genomic region, the following are encoded:
- the LOC135612150 gene encoding uncharacterized protein LOC135612150 — MVLHDAAAAADAAEADAGRGEEKKRRRRKRKGRGRRKKATAEEILASGFVRRWAFPDASVNDHDGDGDDGKPTGAAGRVVFEFHSHSTCSDGFLSPTALVERAHSKGVDVLALTDHDTMAGVAEAVEAANKFGIRIIPGVEISAVYSPREESETEEPVHILAYYGSCGPSQFEDLENLLANIRYGRYLRAEEMLVKLSKLKMPLKWEHVAKIAGDGVAPGRVHVARAMVESGFVENLKQAFSRYLYDGGPAYAKGSEPFAEDVVRLICQTGGVATLAHPWALKNPVVVIRSLKASGLHAMEVYRSDGKLSGFGDLADRYELVKIGGSDYHGRSGQDESDLGSVALPVLAVYEFLKLAQPIWHIAMRDMLSMFADEPSDINLQKIIRFGKFNLTKEYSGVSCGKDVLDLCLSSWLNNEERENSELEAIKVQLSDTVLCDRKKCL; from the exons ATGGTCCTCCACGACGCGGCGGCCGCGGCGGATGCCGCCGAAGCGGACGCGGGTaggggggaggagaagaagaggcgaAGAAGGAAGCGGAAGGGgcgggggaggaggaagaaggcgacGGCCGAAGAGATCCTTGCCTCCGGATTCGTCCGACGGTGGGCCTTCCCTGATGCCTCTGTCAACGACCACGACGGAGATGGCGATGACGGGAAGCCCACCGGAGCCGCGGGACGGGTGGTGTTCGAGTTCCACTCACACTCGACTTGTAGTGATGGGTTCTTGTCCCCGACGGCGCTGGTGGAGAGAGCGCACAGCAAAGGG GTGGATGTACTTGCTTTGACAGACCATGACACCATGGCTGGTGTAGCAGAGGCTGTGGAAGCTGCCAACAAGTTTGGAATTAGGATAATTCCAGGAGTTGAGATAAGTGCCGTATATTCTCCTAG GGAAGAGTCTGAGACCGAGGAACCTGTTCACATCCTTGCATATTATGGTAGCTGTGGGCCTTCACAGTTTGAAGATTTGGAGAACTTATTGGCCAACATTAGATATGGTCGTTACCTTCGTGCAGAGGAGATGTTGGTGAAGCTTAGTAAACTCAAAATGCCTCTTAAGTGGGAACATGTCGCCAAGATAGCAGGCGATGGTGTGGCTCCAGGAAGGGTTCATGTGGCTCGTGCCATGGTTGAATCTGGTTTTGTGGAAAACTTGAAGCAAGCTTTTAGTAGATATTTATATGACGGCGGTCCTGCCTATGCTAA GGGCAGTGAGCCATTCGCAGAGGATGTTGTGCGATTGATTTGTCAAACTGGGGGTGTAGCAACCTTGGCTCATCCATGGGCATTGAAGAATCCTGTTGTCGTCATCAGGAGCTTGAAAGCTTCTGGTCTTCATGCAATGGAGGTTTATAGGAGTGACGGGAAATTGTCTg GGTTCGGTGATTTGGCCGATAGGTATGAGCTTGTGAAAATCGGTGGATCAGATTACCATGGAAGAAGTGGGCAAGATGAGTCCGACCTGGGGAGCGTTGCTCTGCCAGTTCTTGCTGTGTATGAATTCTTGAAGCTAGCTCAACCTATTTGGCACATTGCTATGAGAGACATGTTGTCAATGTTTGCCGACGAGCCCTCTGATATCAATCTACAGAAGATTATCAGGTTCGGAAAGTTCAACCTCACCAAGGAATATTCAGGTGTGAGCTGTGGCAAAGATGTTCTTGATCTGTGCCTATCTTCATGGCTAAATAATGAAGAAAGAGAGAATTCCGAACTTGAGGCCATCAAGGTGCAACTTTCTGATACCGTTCTTTGTGATAGAAAGAAATGCCTGTAA
- the LOC103983907 gene encoding serine/threonine-protein kinase D6PK produces MASRTILQTSPEHQPEAPGSRKIEPNVCKPSQSLKPSKSDSATAIKVVAVDQTESKCAVNDGKEDKKLTHHQKGSFDTSKNKVHTKAISSSETSDTLPSDSQKQPMQQGLSTEVNKTTVVVYVNGDQGKNSEQSGNDIIVSTKVSDGTSSLTADFVDSGKSSMCRPSTNSDISDESSCSSLSSNITKPHKTNDSRWEAIKMIRSRDGVLGLSHFRLLKKLGCGDIGSVYLSELSGTKNFFAMKLMDKGSLASRKKLLRAQTEREILQSLDHPFLPTLYTHFETDKFSCLVMEFCPGGDLHTLRQRQPRKHFSEQAVKFYVAEILLALEYLHMLGIIYRDLKPENVLVREDGHIMLSDFDLSLRCTVRPTLIKSSNPDSESFRRNNPTYCVQPACIEPSCIQPSCVAPTTCFGPRFFSISKDRKSKPEIGNQVRPLPELIAEPTDARSMSFVGTHEYLAPEIIKGEGHGSAVDWWTFGIFMYELLFGKTPFKGSGNRATLFNVVGQPLRFPESPTVSFAARELIRGLLVKEPQHRFAYKRGASEIKQHPFFEGVNWALIRCASPPEIPKSIDIERLSKPTVSTGEKVAATANQKCSDNYLEFDFF; encoded by the exons ATGGCTTCGAGGACAATCTTGCAAACCAGCCCCGAGCACCAACCTGAAGCACCTGGAAGTCGTAAAATAGAACCAAATGTCTGTAAACCTTCACAAAGTTTGAAGCCAAGCAAATCAGATTCTGCTACAGCCATAAAAGTGGTAGCTGTGGATCAGACTGAGTCTAAGTGTGCTGTGAATGATggcaaagaagataaaaaattgaCACATCATCAGAAGGGATCTTTTGACACTTCGAAAAACAAAGTTCATACAAAGGCCATCAGTTCTTCTGAAACTAGTGATACACTTCCCTCAGATAGTCAGAAACAACCAATGCAACAAGGACTCTCCACAGAAGTCAATAAGACTACGGTGGTTGTCTATGTTAATGGAGATCAAGGAAAGAACTCTGAACAGAGTGGAAATGATATTATTGTATCCACTAAAGTTAGTGACGGAACCAGCAGTCTGACAGCTGACTTTGTTGACAGCGGGAAAAGCAGCATGTGCAGACCTAGTACAAACAGCGACATCAGTGATGAGAGCTCATGTAGCAGCTTGAGTAGCAACATAACAAAGCCTCATAAAACAAATGATTCAAGATGGGAAGCCATAAAGATGATCCGCTCACGAGATGGGGTTCTGGGTTTAAGCCATTTTAGGTTGTTAAAAAAGTTAGGCTGTGGTGATATTGGTAGCGTGTATCTGTCAGAGTTGAGTGGGACAAAAAATTTTTTTGCAATGAAGCTCATGGATAAGGGTTCACTGGCTAGTCGTAAGAAACTTCTTAGAGCTCAGACAGAGAGGGAGATATTACAATCTCTGGATCATCCATTTCTTCCAACACTTTATACGCACTTTGAAACGGATAAATTCTCATGTTTGGTGATGGAGTTCTGCCCTGGAGGGGATTTGCACACACTTCGTCAGAGGCAGCCCAGGAAACATTTTTCAGAACAAGCTGTGAA GTTCTACGTAGCAGAGATCCTCCTGGCACTAGAATACCTACATATGCTTGGAATCATATACCGTGATCTCAAGCCAGAAAACGTGCTTGTGCGGGAGGATGGACACATCATGCTTTCTGATTTTGATCTCTCTCTTCGCTGCACAGTAAGGCCGACTTTGATCAAGTCTTCCAATCCAGATTCTGAATCATTTAGGAGGAACAATCCAACATACTGTGTCCAGCCAGCTTGTATCGAGCCATCCTGTATCCAGCCTTCTTGTGTGGCACCTACAACTTGCTTTGGTCCACGATTTTTCTCCATATCCAAAGACAGGAAATCGAAACCAGAGATTGGGAACCAGGTTCGCCCATTGCCAGAGCTCATAGCAGAGCCCACAGATGCCCGGTCAATGTCTTTTGTCGGTACGCATGAGTACTTGGCGCCAGAGATCATCAAGGGTGAGGGCCATGGAAGTGCCGTCGACTGGTGGACTTTTGGCATCTTCATGTACGAGCTTTTGTTTGGGAAGACCCCATTCAAGGGATCAGGTAACAGGGCCACACTGTTCAATGTCGTCGGGCAACCATTGCGCTTCCCAGAGTCCCCGACCGTGAGCTTCGCTGCCAGAGAACTGATAAGGGGACTGCTCGTGAAAGAGCCTCAGCATCGGTTTGCATATAAACGCGGGGCCTCAGAGATCAAACAGCATCCTTTTTTTGAGGGAGTTAACTGGGCACTGATACGTTGTGCAAGTCCGCCGGAGATCCCAAAATCCATTGACATTGAGCGGTTGTCCAAACCGACAGTATCGACAGGTGAAAAAGTTGCAGCTACCGCTAATCAGAAATGTTCTGACAACTATCTAGAATTTGATTTCTTCTAG
- the LOC135581779 gene encoding U-box domain-containing protein 35-like — protein MAQPSRSGDSCGEIEELGETIDDIVPGRGKPVVVDVDDDVYVAVGKGSSSIVALSWALMHAATKPSSFVYLVHVFPPVHHIPTPLGLLPKEQVSQAQVESYMHQERVKRQNMLHKLLDLCQSFEVQFDTCLIESDQIVKAVTELIPVLHIKRLIVGTSKSNLRKWKKGSYKAVQIQQKAPACCEVKIICAGRQVSAPDQSVSSSPASDNPHSDKNTDGETRNKKTKGTADCRCIPVKLL, from the exons ATGGCGCAGCCgagcaggagcggcgacagcTGCGGGGAGATCGAGGAGCTGGGAGAGACGATCGACGACATCGTTCCTGGCAGGGGGAAGCCTGTCGTCGTCGACGTCGACGACGACGTTTACGTGGCGGTCGGGAAGGGGAGCTCGAGCATAGTTGCGCTGTCGTGGGCGCTGATGCATGCCGCCACCAAGCCTTCCAGCTTCGTCTACCTCGTGCATGTCTTCCCTCCCGTCCATCACATCCCAACTCCAT TAGGACTGCTACCGAAGGAGCAAGTGAGCCAAGCACAGGTGGAGTCCTACATGCATCAAGAAAGAGTTAAGAGACAAAACATGCTGCACAAGTTATTGGATCTATGCCAATCTTTTGAG GTGCAATTTGATACTTGCCTTATTGAGAGTGATCAGATTGTAAAGGCTGTCACAGAGCTTATTCCAGTGCTCCACATAAAAAGATTGATTGTTGGGACCTCTAAATCCAACTTAAG GAAGTGGAAGAAAGGAAGCTATAAAGCAGTACAAATACAGCAGAAGGCACCTGCATGTTGTGAGGTCAAGATCATATGTGCTGGAAGACAAGTCTCAGCTCCTGATCAATCCGTGTCATCTTCCCCAGCTTCGGATAACCCTCACAGTGATAAGAACACAGATGGTGAGACAAGAAACAAGAAGACCAAGGGCACAGCAGACTGTAGATGCATACCAGTAAAATTATTGTGA
- the LOC135612149 gene encoding zinc finger protein CONSTANS-LIKE 9-like has protein sequence MNHLCDFCGEQRSIIYCRSDAASLCLSCDHNVHSANALSRRHLRTLLCDRCSAQPAVIRCIEESVSLCKNCDWNSHDGSGVASGHKRQTINCYSGCPSAAELSRIWPFFQEFPPVAEPDCEKGLGLMTISENNISNYWGRSESNSTLGISSVGKMKDPIVVDKLNPLTGSSSGPAICPLPSTADQTAGSVDSTIPKLDCVGTKDFEFSKDDFCEDFNVNDVDMTFQSYEQLFGVSHNQINHIFDDDDGIDSFFDLRETSAANLNHQDEFFGEASSAGQPNPMLATRSNAVSADSVMSNRGKNADSRLFISARHAHFSLSLSFSGLTGESGAGDYQDCGGSSVPFRGEPPWFPADPDNSQLPTASRDSAVMRYKEKKKARKFEKKIRYASRKAMADVRRRVKGRFVKAGEAYDYDPLAQTRSF, from the exons ATGAATCATCTCTGTGATTTTTGTGGGGAACAAAGATCTATCATCTATTGCAGATCTGATGCTGCTTCTTTGTGCTTGTCATGCGACCACAATGTCCACTCTGCAAATGCACTTTCTCGGCGCCACTTGCGCACCCTTTTGTGTGACAGATGCAGTGCACAACCAGCTGTTATTAGGTGCATTGAAGAAAGTGTTTCACTTTGTAAAAATTGTGATTGGAATAGTCATGATGGATCAGGGGTAGCTTCAGGGCACAAAAGGCAGACAATAAACTGCTATTCAGGCTGCCCATCAGCAGCAGAGCTTTCGAGAATTTGGCCCTTTTTTCAGGAGTTCCCTCCTGTAGCTGAGCCTGATTGTGAAAAGGGTTTAGGCTTGATGACCATCAGTGAGAACAACATTAGTAACTACTGGGGACGTTCAGAAAGCAACAGTACCTTGGGTATTTCCAGTGTAGGCAAGATGAAAGATCCAATAGTTGTAGATAAGCTCAATCCCCTGACTGGATCATCTTCAGGGCCTGCAATATGTCCTTTGCCCTCTACTGCTGATCAGACAGCTGGTTCAGTGGACTCAACTATACCTAAG CTAGATTGTGTTGGGACTAAAGATTTCGAATTCAGCAAAGATGATTTCTGTGAGGATTTCAATGTGAATGATGTCGACATGACATTTCAAAGCTATGAACAACTTTTTGGCGTGTCTCATAACCAAATAAATcatatttttgatgatgatgatggcataGATAGTTTTTTTGATTTGAGGGAAACTTCTGCTGCCAATTTGAACCACCAGGATGAATTTTTTGGAGAG GCATCATCTGCTGGGCAGCCTAACCCTATGCTGGCAACACGTAGTAATGCAGTTTCTGCTGATTCGGTGATGTCAAATCGAGGAAAAAATGCAGATTCGAGACTGTTTATTTCTGCAAGACATGCGCACTTCAGTCTATCCCTTTCATTTTCTGGTTTGACTGGTGAAAGCGGTGCCGGAGACTATCAAGATTGTGGGGGGTCATCAGTGCCTTTTAGGGGTGAACCTCCATGGTTCCCAGCGGATCCTGATAATTCCCAATTGCCTACAGCTAGCAGGGATAGTGCTGTGATGCGttacaaggaaaagaagaaagcacGCAA gtttgagaaaaaaattaggtaCGCTTCTCGCAAGGCTATGGCAGATGTGAGGAGGCGTGTAAAGGGGAGGTTTGTCAAAGCTGGTGAAGCGTATGATTATGATCCACTTGCACAGACAAGAAGCTTTTAA